A window from Entomoplasma freundtii encodes these proteins:
- a CDS encoding DUF4311 domain-containing protein: MITTGLIFLSIFAGTLVGLATGVGTARMFHAPNKQGLGAFRTLGEINACNGDPVSHVALGLGFFFNAAATAVGSGALTQDLIHRIIPNWGIALANTFTKKKDNFQIMRSPTLVGLGGMIVGAIMMPTIILICKLIPTELSEVASGVLTPAATWLFTYIMPVIFLIAAMDAGKKVGTMALLFGVLSQFISGNAIPGIVLGILVGSSWLHSGVRSKQFWFLLTLVSLMFILIAYFRGITFKDIIHFKNISIEMQKIACDFSDLSLLNFDISISTYSGIINEV, encoded by the coding sequence ATGATTACAACAGGTTTGATTTTTTTATCAATATTTGCCGGTACTTTGGTTGGATTAGCGACAGGAGTTGGAACAGCAAGGATGTTTCATGCTCCCAATAAACAAGGATTAGGTGCATTTAGGACATTGGGTGAAATTAACGCCTGCAATGGCGATCCGGTTTCTCATGTTGCTCTTGGTTTGGGCTTTTTCTTTAACGCAGCTGCCACAGCGGTTGGAAGTGGTGCTTTAACCCAAGATTTAATTCATCGGATTATTCCCAATTGAGGCATTGCCTTGGCCAATACATTTACCAAAAAAAAGGATAATTTTCAAATTATGCGTTCCCCAACCTTGGTTGGTTTAGGAGGTATGATTGTTGGAGCAATTATGATGCCAACAATCATACTAATTTGTAAATTGATTCCTACTGAATTATCAGAAGTGGCAAGCGGGGTTTTAACACCAGCTGCTACTTGATTATTTACTTACATAATGCCAGTCATTTTCTTGATTGCCGCTATGGATGCTGGTAAAAAAGTTGGGACAATGGCCTTACTATTTGGGGTCCTTTCGCAATTTATTTCAGGAAATGCCATTCCTGGAATAGTTTTGGGAATCCTAGTCGGGTCTTCTTGATTACATAGTGGCGTTCGTTCGAAACAATTTTGATTTCTTTTAACTCTAGTTTCATTGATGTTCATCTTGATTGCCTATTTCCGGGGGATTACTTTTAAAGATATTATCCATTTCAAAAATATTTCAATTGAAATGCAAAAAATTGCTTGTGATTTTTCAGACTTATCACTTTTAAACTTTGATATTTCAATTTCAACCTATTCAGGAATTATTAATGAGGTCTAA
- a CDS encoding Pr6Pr family membrane protein, translating to MLKFIPKSINLAYFRNWSFLYKLFFGLFIIALILGSYIENMIDLAHLNHDVELWIKSLEAQDLTLDSFLQEYQQTFGQRSNHSWISIYPDYVLQNQTNDGPIKIATLISNAKYGSYTIAFFSYFTTISNFSIGLWFLYAAIRPQNEGKKGYLGYSSTLILTTYITITMLIWLGLLLPTNLSSGTVMSAKDWFTGLMQHLILPLAFIGYVCFTFKSEKLLTTHQYMKKEWWKVFFLLLGYGLYCLIRGEIRYRTNQPSDTLYPYFFFRIHEAKVMGLPGFAWFMIAILLIAAIAFGFSISYNFIQTKRFPQYLVLEENKNEIKNKV from the coding sequence ATGCTTAAGTTTATTCCTAAAAGTATTAACCTAGCATATTTTCGGAATTGAAGTTTTTTATATAAATTATTTTTTGGACTATTTATCATTGCTTTAATTCTTGGTTCATATATTGAAAACATGATTGATTTAGCTCATCTCAATCATGATGTTGAATTATGAATAAAATCCTTAGAAGCTCAAGACTTAACTCTTGACTCGTTTTTGCAAGAATACCAACAAACCTTCGGTCAACGATCAAATCATAGTTGGATTAGTATTTACCCTGACTATGTATTACAAAATCAGACTAATGATGGACCGATTAAAATTGCTACCCTAATTAGTAATGCCAAATATGGAAGTTATACAATTGCTTTTTTTTCTTACTTTACAACAATTAGCAACTTTAGTATCGGGCTTTGGTTCCTTTATGCCGCGATTCGACCTCAAAACGAAGGAAAAAAAGGTTACCTTGGTTATAGCAGTACTTTGATCTTGACTACCTACATTACTATCACAATGCTAATTTGGTTAGGATTATTATTACCCACTAATTTGTCTTCTGGAACGGTGATGTCAGCAAAAGATTGATTCACCGGTTTGATGCAACACCTTATCTTACCACTAGCGTTTATTGGCTATGTTTGCTTTACTTTCAAAAGTGAAAAGCTCTTAACAACTCACCAATATATGAAAAAAGAATGATGAAAAGTGTTTTTTCTTTTATTGGGTTATGGCCTATATTGCTTGATAAGGGGTGAAATTCGTTATCGCACTAATCAACCAAGTGATACTCTTTACCCTTATTTTTTCTTTAGAATCCATGAAGCCAAAGTTATGGGTCTCCCTGGATTTGCTTGATTTATGATTGCTATTCTGCTTATCGCCGCGATTGCGTTTGGTTTCTCAATTTCTTACAATTTCATTCAAACCAAACGTTTTCCTCAGTATTTAGTTTTAGAGGAAAATAAAAACGAAATAAAAAATAAGGTTTAG
- a CDS encoding uracil-xanthine permease family protein, protein MQQIKSKNNAELAPKVLDENALTLVLEPHERPKSIGQWIILSFQHVFAMFGSTVLVPMIINATATAKLGSPIEVMNISMALFCSGVGTLVYIACTKAKVPMYLGSSFAYMSAIGTNFPLYGNAVFIAIMVAGLIYILFGVVAYYVGTKFIETLLPAVVVGPIIIVIGIGVAPSAVDNAGLNATNWKEGYPAWLGIIIALFTAGVTMIMALKAKGFFKIVPILSGVIAGYLFAMILHLSNPDWGILNTKLLTDTSAWEWHPSFKKFWDVKGADIGPAIIAISPLALVAIAEHIGEHISLGYMTGKNFVKKPGMHRTLIADGISIVFDGLVGGPPNTTYGENTSVVGMTKVASVWVTGLAAIFAIILSFLAPVNQIILMMPKPVMGGISMIMFGLIAANGIRVLISNKIDYGNMRNVFITALILVLGLGSAVIKITTGASALEFNGVALAAFGGIILNLILPRKLNDGFYLWNWMKAQISTRKKTSKSKDKTPNN, encoded by the coding sequence ATGCAACAAATAAAATCTAAAAATAATGCTGAATTAGCGCCAAAAGTCTTAGATGAAAATGCTTTAACACTTGTTTTAGAACCTCATGAACGTCCTAAATCAATCGGCCAATGAATCATTTTATCATTTCAACATGTTTTCGCCATGTTTGGCTCAACCGTCTTAGTGCCCATGATTATTAATGCTACCGCCACAGCTAAGCTTGGTAGCCCAATTGAGGTTATGAACATTTCCATGGCGCTTTTCTGTAGCGGAGTCGGTACCCTTGTCTACATCGCTTGTACAAAGGCAAAGGTTCCAATGTACCTCGGAAGTTCGTTTGCTTATATGTCTGCAATTGGCACTAATTTCCCCCTATATGGGAATGCTGTTTTTATTGCTATTATGGTAGCGGGATTAATTTATATCCTCTTCGGTGTGGTGGCCTATTATGTAGGAACTAAATTTATTGAAACTTTATTACCAGCCGTTGTTGTGGGCCCAATTATTATCGTGATTGGAATTGGTGTAGCTCCAAGCGCTGTTGATAATGCTGGTCTCAATGCCACTAATTGAAAAGAAGGCTATCCAGCTTGATTAGGTATTATAATCGCACTCTTTACTGCTGGAGTGACCATGATTATGGCTTTAAAGGCAAAAGGATTTTTCAAAATTGTGCCAATTTTAAGTGGTGTGATTGCTGGATATTTATTTGCCATGATTTTGCATCTTTCTAATCCTGATTGAGGAATTTTAAATACAAAACTTTTAACCGATACTAGTGCTTGGGAATGACACCCATCTTTTAAAAAGTTTTGGGATGTCAAGGGAGCTGATATTGGACCCGCCATTATCGCGATTAGTCCTTTAGCCTTAGTAGCCATTGCTGAGCATATTGGTGAACATATTAGTCTTGGTTACATGACCGGCAAAAATTTTGTGAAAAAACCTGGAATGCACCGCACTTTAATTGCGGATGGAATTTCGATTGTTTTCGATGGTCTTGTTGGAGGGCCGCCAAATACAACTTATGGTGAAAATACCTCGGTTGTTGGAATGACCAAAGTAGCCTCTGTTTGGGTAACTGGATTAGCCGCTATCTTTGCGATCATTTTATCCTTCCTTGCGCCAGTTAACCAAATTATCTTAATGATGCCTAAACCAGTAATGGGAGGCATTAGTATGATTATGTTTGGCCTAATTGCCGCCAATGGTATTCGTGTCCTAATTAGTAATAAAATTGATTACGGAAATATGCGGAACGTCTTCATCACCGCTTTGATTCTAGTGCTTGGGCTAGGTTCGGCGGTAATTAAAATCACTACCGGGGCCTCGGCTTTAGAATTTAATGGGGTGGCTTTAGCAGCTTTCGGAGGTATTATTTTAAACTTGATTCTACCGCGTAAACTAAATGATGGTTTTTATCTTTGAAATTGAATGAAAGCCCAAATTTCGACTCGGAAAAAAACTTCGAAATCGAAGGATAAAACTCCCAATAATTAA
- a CDS encoding MurR/RpiR family transcriptional regulator yields MTKEHLLIKLKNLAFSERNIYQPIAKFAFQNYSKIKDINISILALKTNSSPATITRFCKHLDLTGYKEFVAILSQENTQVKEFEFLNNNLQLQTRINEIILETAYLIDEKNICELVSDIINKPHKMILIGYGDSGTFLKMFASRLLRLGINVNFFSEVEDMGVASLLVDNETIVLALSVSGSTKIVLEFINLCKKAKSKIYSITKYDENTLKKLSQINFSLSYDSDNYLITKTPRYGVIFIFDLIFEKIIASNPEKYLKILQKTR; encoded by the coding sequence ATGACCAAAGAACACCTTTTAATTAAATTAAAAAATCTGGCTTTTAGTGAACGCAATATTTATCAACCAATTGCGAAATTTGCATTTCAAAATTATTCAAAAATTAAGGACATTAATATTTCTATTTTAGCTTTGAAAACCAATTCATCGCCGGCCACAATTACAAGGTTTTGTAAACATCTTGACCTAACAGGATATAAGGAATTTGTAGCAATTTTAAGTCAGGAAAATACTCAAGTAAAAGAATTTGAATTTTTAAATAATAATTTGCAATTGCAAACTCGTATCAATGAAATTATTTTGGAAACAGCTTATTTAATTGATGAAAAAAATATTTGCGAATTAGTTTCAGATATTATAAATAAGCCTCATAAAATGATTCTCATTGGTTACGGCGATTCTGGGACCTTCCTAAAAATGTTTGCTTCAAGATTATTAAGATTGGGTATTAATGTTAATTTCTTTAGTGAAGTTGAGGATATGGGAGTAGCCTCGCTTTTAGTAGATAATGAGACAATTGTTTTAGCTTTATCTGTTTCGGGTTCAACTAAAATCGTTTTAGAATTCATTAACCTATGTAAAAAAGCAAAGTCCAAAATTTATTCAATTACAAAATATGATGAAAATACTTTAAAAAAACTTTCGCAAATAAATTTCTCGCTTTCATATGATTCAGACAATTATTTAATTACCAAAACACCAAGATATGGCGTAATTTTCATCTTTGATTTAATTTTTGAAAAAATTATTGCGTCTAACCCTGAAAAATACCTCAAAATATTGCAAAAAACCCGTTAA
- a CDS encoding M48 family metallopeptidase has translation MSNIFKKKLVVKGHVLNYELRFRPQKNIIIRIREGQLFISAPEGTPDWEIERAIYRHYEKITIVQNRYEEQSKYELYGSNKWIKIFDKPIPILLEEEMIHARLVNGCLTMHNYWDQEVQLKKIYNFLSQFYKNWFYEVTSQWALKMGVEFKTISLRIMNLKWGVCYPETGKIIFNPKLLHFPASHINYVIVHELAHLNHPNHSTAFWREVERFLPNYRELKAKINQAGL, from the coding sequence ATGAGTAATATTTTTAAAAAGAAATTAGTTGTTAAGGGTCACGTCCTCAATTATGAATTGCGCTTTCGACCCCAAAAAAACATTATTATTAGAATCCGTGAGGGCCAATTATTTATTAGCGCTCCAGAAGGAACGCCAGATTGGGAAATCGAAAGAGCTATTTATCGTCATTATGAAAAAATCACCATCGTGCAAAATCGTTATGAAGAGCAATCTAAATATGAATTATATGGGTCTAATAAATGGATTAAAATTTTTGACAAACCAATTCCAATCTTGTTGGAAGAAGAAATGATTCACGCTCGTTTAGTGAATGGTTGTCTTACAATGCATAATTATTGAGATCAAGAAGTGCAACTTAAAAAAATTTATAATTTTTTGAGTCAGTTCTATAAAAATTGGTTTTATGAAGTTACTTCGCAATGAGCTTTAAAAATGGGTGTTGAATTCAAAACGATATCTTTAAGAATTATGAATTTGAAATGGGGCGTTTGTTATCCGGAAACTGGCAAAATAATTTTTAATCCGAAACTTCTCCACTTTCCCGCCTCTCATATCAACTATGTAATTGTTCATGAATTGGCGCACTTAAACCACCCTAACCATTCAACCGCCTTTTGACGAGAAGTAGAACGTTTCCTCCCCAATTACCGCGAATTAAAAGCCAAAATAAACCAAGCAGGCTTGTAG
- the gltX gene encoding glutamate--tRNA ligase, translating to MKKYRLRYAPSPTGFLHIGNTRTALMAFLFAKHYDGTFIVRIEDTDLERNVDGAIESQFNNLDWLGIKADESIYQPGLQKYGAYLQSQKFPRYREMAEKLVQEGKAYYCFCTEEELDQDYQKQKSQGIVATKYNGQCSCLTTSEIEQNLKANKPYTIRFKVPNNHDWTMADLVRGPITFQSKDLGDFVIIKANGVATYNFAVVIDDHDMEISHVVRGEEHISNTPRQMMIYDAFGWEYPEFAHLTLIVDETGKKLSKRSGNALFFIEQYRKQGYLPDAIFNYIALLGWSPKGEKELLTPPELVSHFDEKRFSKSPSTFDMKKLRWINSQYLKKLSEEDYLTFIKPFIDSSRFNWKTKHQNWIDHVLKLYQKELEYGEQINDHLGLFFEPQTLPLEVVINLKNLDDFTKLISYFEKEIRNLEPWTVESIQQLIKKTGVATNSKGKNLFMPLRSFTTRAEHGPALADNIFLLGKEQVLKNISETTKEFLN from the coding sequence ATGAAAAAATATCGATTGCGATATGCTCCCTCACCAACAGGTTTTCTCCATATCGGTAATACAAGAACAGCTTTAATGGCTTTCCTTTTTGCTAAACATTATGATGGAACCTTTATCGTTCGCATTGAGGACACAGACCTTGAACGAAATGTCGATGGAGCGATTGAATCACAATTTAATAATTTAGATTGATTAGGCATAAAAGCTGATGAATCAATTTATCAACCAGGCTTACAAAAATATGGTGCTTACCTCCAATCACAAAAATTTCCACGTTACCGAGAAATGGCTGAAAAATTAGTGCAAGAAGGCAAAGCTTACTATTGTTTTTGTACTGAAGAAGAATTGGACCAAGATTATCAAAAACAAAAATCTCAAGGTATAGTAGCAACTAAATATAATGGTCAATGCAGTTGTTTAACGACTTCAGAAATCGAGCAAAATTTGAAGGCGAATAAGCCTTACACAATTCGCTTTAAAGTACCAAATAATCATGATTGAACAATGGCTGATTTGGTGCGAGGACCAATTACTTTCCAAAGTAAAGACCTTGGTGATTTTGTAATCATTAAAGCGAACGGGGTAGCGACTTACAACTTTGCGGTGGTGATTGATGATCATGATATGGAAATTAGTCATGTCGTTCGGGGGGAAGAACATATTTCAAACACTCCTCGACAAATGATGATTTACGATGCTTTTGGTTGAGAATATCCTGAATTTGCCCATTTGACTTTAATTGTTGATGAAACTGGTAAAAAACTTTCAAAACGAAGCGGAAATGCTCTTTTCTTTATCGAACAATATCGCAAACAAGGTTATTTGCCTGACGCTATTTTTAACTACATTGCTTTATTAGGCTGGTCGCCAAAAGGGGAAAAAGAATTGTTGACCCCACCTGAATTAGTGAGTCACTTTGATGAAAAACGCTTTAGTAAGTCTCCTTCGACTTTTGATATGAAAAAATTGCGTTGAATCAACTCGCAATATCTTAAGAAACTGTCAGAAGAGGATTACCTAACTTTCATTAAACCCTTTATTGATTCTTCACGTTTTAACTGAAAAACAAAACATCAAAATTGGATTGATCACGTACTCAAGCTTTACCAAAAAGAACTTGAGTATGGAGAACAAATTAACGACCATTTAGGTTTATTTTTTGAGCCACAAACTTTGCCGCTAGAGGTGGTTATAAACTTGAAGAATTTGGATGACTTCACTAAATTAATCAGCTATTTTGAAAAAGAAATTCGTAATCTTGAACCCTGAACTGTGGAAAGCATCCAACAATTGATTAAAAAAACTGGAGTTGCCACTAATAGCAAAGGCAAAAATTTATTTATGCCTTTGCGTTCATTCACAACAAGGGCGGAACACGGCCCTGCTTTGGCGGATAACATCTTTTTGTTGGGCAAGGAGCAAGTTTTAAAAAATATCTCCGAAACTACAAAGGAATTCCTTAATTAG
- a CDS encoding SFCGS family glycine-rich protein has product MNKPVVVIGHRMGQGFNVQRGIESVGGTAIVIEGMGADMRLGDMMQEHQADLGISFCGSGGAGAITAANDYGYIARDHLRTIGEGITAIRDGIEVLGFGFMDTEELGSELTKVWLQTHAND; this is encoded by the coding sequence ATGAACAAACCAGTTGTAGTTATAGGTCACCGCATGGGTCAAGGTTTCAATGTTCAAAGGGGAATTGAATCAGTTGGTGGAACTGCCATAGTTATTGAAGGTATGGGGGCAGACATGAGGCTTGGTGATATGATGCAAGAACATCAAGCAGATTTGGGTATTAGTTTTTGTGGAAGTGGTGGTGCAGGAGCAATTACCGCAGCTAATGATTATGGTTACATCGCTCGCGATCATTTACGTACTATTGGTGAAGGAATAACTGCTATTCGTGATGGAATAGAAGTTCTAGGTTTTGGATTTATGGATACTGAAGAACTAGGCAGCGAGTTAACTAAAGTTTGACTGCAAACACACGCCAATGACTAA
- a CDS encoding DUF4312 family protein has protein sequence MTNEQTINNPIYNEELKISERYQNNPNFRDENSILETKIDFLDVIGHGKTQKEAYTNAFDKLKESIYHKHNNFIIHLEPIDVIPLKDTSDLKSKKIMGLLPHKTLSWEINLRIFYRVKFIAEI, from the coding sequence ATGACTAACGAACAGACAATAAATAATCCTATCTATAATGAAGAATTAAAAATTTCTGAACGTTACCAAAACAATCCAAACTTCCGTGACGAAAATAGTATTTTAGAAACCAAAATTGATTTCTTGGATGTCATTGGGCATGGGAAAACCCAAAAAGAGGCTTATACAAATGCTTTTGATAAATTAAAAGAATCAATCTATCATAAGCATAATAATTTCATTATTCATCTTGAACCGATAGATGTTATTCCGTTGAAGGATACTAGTGATTTAAAATCAAAAAAAATTATGGGTCTTTTACCTCATAAAACGTTGAGTTGAGAAATCAATTTGCGTATTTTTTATCGTGTCAAATTTATTGCAGAAATTTAG
- a CDS encoding YfcC family protein → MTASSIFPKNAILKEPRAFKTRKNRKNKERKPWHVLSAFSILLILIAILVITSWILNWANVHTNITTTTIDALGIYLKQNGTEVHILPGDSLFKEIFGDASLTNNQQQLNDLLHKWLGANRDYEFDRWDLRILSETTSVKIKALGVIDIFFAPIKGFVKQANIIIFVLIVGGFLFLVVQSKSLEGFSQGLIHKLKGKELWAIPPIMLFFSLCGTVEGLAEEALAFYAFSIPLMLIAGFDTMTGFLIVFLGAGIGVVGSTVVPFSIVPAINALNGASVDQGGPSNFITIGDGLVWRFITWFVVTSSAIGFVTWYAWRVKRHPDLSVTFKTATQDKKFFLANSYEKIKMDWRRKTTLAIFFLAYLIMLLYLINWDTLTGTNIMAKAGEKMNEKVPWLTAWIPGFGQGSLLEVSCFFLIGSIILGLINGLGEDKFIKEFMTGASDLLSVSLVIATASGIALVLEATYMQNLVLVGLENSIGSLNSNIGKLIILFLLFIPISIFIPSTSGFAVAIFPLLLNVVAVKDGNGEIIGAHDVLASGSVEAFVNANGFVNLWSPTSSLVLAGLAIARINYITYLKLMWKYFLALFALLILMLTFGGLIGGNIA, encoded by the coding sequence ATGACTGCTTCCTCCATTTTTCCAAAAAACGCAATTTTAAAAGAGCCTCGAGCCTTTAAAACTCGTAAAAACCGGAAAAATAAGGAACGGAAGCCATGGCATGTCTTGTCGGCTTTCTCAATCCTTTTGATTTTGATTGCTATTTTGGTCATCACTTCATGAATTTTGAATTGAGCCAATGTCCATACAAATATTACTACAACAACTATAGATGCCTTAGGAATCTATTTAAAACAAAATGGAACCGAAGTGCATATCTTACCAGGAGATTCTTTATTTAAAGAAATTTTTGGTGATGCTAGCTTAACTAACAACCAACAACAACTAAATGACCTGCTTCATAAATGGCTAGGTGCTAACCGTGATTACGAATTTGATCGGTGAGATTTAAGAATTTTAAGCGAAACTACTAGTGTCAAAATTAAAGCTCTTGGAGTCATTGATATTTTCTTTGCTCCAATTAAAGGCTTTGTCAAACAAGCTAATATTATTATTTTCGTTTTAATTGTTGGTGGCTTTCTATTTTTGGTTGTCCAATCAAAATCTTTAGAAGGATTTAGCCAAGGTTTAATTCATAAATTAAAAGGCAAAGAACTTTGAGCCATTCCCCCCATTATGCTTTTCTTTTCTCTTTGTGGAACTGTTGAGGGTTTGGCAGAAGAAGCTTTAGCTTTTTACGCTTTTTCGATTCCCTTAATGCTTATTGCTGGTTTTGATACAATGACTGGTTTCTTAATAGTGTTTTTAGGTGCTGGAATTGGTGTTGTTGGGTCAACAGTGGTGCCATTTTCAATTGTTCCAGCAATAAATGCGCTTAATGGTGCCTCAGTCGACCAAGGTGGGCCAAGTAATTTTATCACCATAGGTGATGGGCTGGTTTGACGTTTTATTACTTGGTTTGTGGTGACGAGTTCAGCGATTGGGTTTGTCACTTGATATGCTTGAAGAGTTAAACGTCATCCAGATTTGTCTGTCACTTTTAAAACAGCGACTCAAGATAAAAAATTCTTTTTGGCTAATTCTTACGAAAAAATTAAAATGGATTGACGTCGTAAAACTACATTAGCAATTTTCTTTCTAGCGTATTTAATTATGCTTCTTTATTTGATTAATTGAGATACTTTAACTGGTACCAATATCATGGCCAAAGCAGGCGAAAAAATGAATGAAAAAGTGCCATGGTTAACGGCTTGAATTCCTGGTTTTGGCCAAGGCTCATTATTAGAAGTATCTTGTTTCTTCCTCATTGGTTCAATTATTTTAGGACTTATTAATGGGCTAGGCGAAGATAAGTTTATTAAGGAATTTATGACCGGAGCTTCAGATCTATTAAGCGTTAGTTTGGTAATTGCGACTGCTTCAGGAATTGCCTTAGTTTTAGAAGCGACTTATATGCAAAATCTTGTGCTAGTTGGTTTAGAAAATAGCATTGGGTCTTTAAACTCTAATATTGGTAAATTAATTATTTTATTCTTACTCTTTATTCCAATTTCAATTTTCATTCCTTCAACATCTGGTTTTGCAGTGGCCATTTTCCCCTTACTTCTAAATGTCGTGGCTGTTAAGGATGGAAACGGTGAAATTATTGGAGCTCATGATGTGTTAGCCTCTGGATCGGTTGAAGCTTTTGTCAATGCCAATGGTTTTGTTAACTTATGATCACCAACATCATCGCTAGTCTTAGCTGGTCTTGCTATCGCAAGAATTAACTACATCACTTATCTGAAATTAATGTGAAAATATTTCCTTGCTCTATTTGCTTTATTAATCTTAATGCTTACTTTTGGTGGTTTAATTGGTGGAAATATTGCCTAA
- the topA gene encoding type I DNA topoisomerase produces the protein MAKVLVLLESPSKTKKIQHFLTEGFPENEFTVLASAGHINKIPDRGENGLGIDLETMTPNFVVERGKSKNITEIKKAAKQADMIVLASDPDREGEAIAWHLANLLLDFNKPTKRATFNEITSSAVIEAFKNLTEIDEDLVKAQLSRQMLDKIIGYLVSKALQKNTGLMSAGRVQTPALYLLIARDRLIKAFKEISYHKIKVVEPKRHLNLLLTKDKDQVLVNTEKTYYINDQQAETILNNLGDIYQCIDYKATPYETRSFKPYSTAGLLQDGFSKLHLSAAQITVAAQKLYEAGLITYIRTDSTRYSETFIQEAKTYIETHFKPELYAGLAIQKKDKNAQEAHESIRPTNLAETPEKVMDQLDDEIQKRIYALIWWNTLKSLMHGPRGINHRWTLLNEGYEFKQSWQEVHDDGYQNLVHQKSDEDIELDDNEEEIGQKLRQPKVDLPLEKDFTTTISKDFVQNESAKTMPPKMYNQASLIKELKALGIGRPSTYSPILTKLKEREYVIYHKGKAIEMTEKGYVAEDYLYKGFEEFFNLSYTASMEEKLDEIANGNFDNVKWLKEIYGHLNNKTKEEVAKAQTSDLLCPKCHDGKLVFIKSRYGRGRGCSLFSTNGCSYREYEQPDGSWLEYIAQPKEKKAKKPRKAPTKKNKK, from the coding sequence ATGGCCAAAGTTTTAGTGCTCTTAGAATCACCATCAAAAACCAAAAAAATTCAGCATTTTTTGACCGAAGGTTTCCCAGAAAATGAGTTCACAGTTTTAGCAAGTGCAGGTCACATTAATAAAATTCCAGACCGTGGTGAAAATGGTCTTGGTATTGATTTAGAAACAATGACCCCAAATTTTGTCGTTGAACGGGGAAAAAGCAAAAATATTACTGAAATAAAAAAAGCAGCTAAACAAGCCGATATGATTGTTCTAGCTTCCGATCCAGATCGCGAAGGGGAAGCAATTGCTTGGCATCTAGCTAACTTACTTTTGGATTTTAATAAACCAACAAAGAGAGCTACTTTTAACGAAATCACGAGTTCCGCAGTAATTGAAGCCTTTAAAAACTTAACAGAAATTGATGAAGATTTAGTTAAAGCGCAATTATCACGTCAAATGCTTGACAAAATAATTGGCTACTTAGTCTCAAAAGCCCTTCAAAAAAATACTGGTTTAATGAGTGCTGGTCGAGTGCAAACACCTGCCCTTTACCTTTTAATTGCTCGCGACCGTTTGATTAAGGCCTTTAAAGAAATTTCCTACCATAAAATTAAAGTGGTTGAACCAAAACGCCATTTAAATTTATTACTAACTAAAGATAAAGACCAAGTCTTGGTCAATACTGAAAAAACTTATTATATTAATGATCAACAAGCCGAAACTATTCTTAATAATTTAGGTGATATTTACCAATGTATTGATTACAAAGCCACTCCATATGAAACAAGAAGTTTTAAACCCTATTCAACGGCTGGTCTATTACAAGATGGTTTTTCAAAACTACATCTTAGTGCCGCTCAAATCACCGTCGCAGCACAAAAATTATACGAAGCTGGTTTGATAACTTATATCCGTACCGATTCAACACGTTATTCAGAAACTTTTATTCAAGAAGCCAAAACCTATATTGAAACTCATTTTAAACCTGAGCTTTATGCTGGTTTAGCTATACAAAAAAAAGATAAAAACGCGCAGGAAGCTCACGAATCAATTCGCCCCACTAATTTAGCAGAAACACCCGAAAAAGTGATGGACCAATTGGATGACGAAATTCAAAAAAGAATTTATGCCTTAATTTGATGAAATACACTTAAATCATTGATGCATGGACCACGTGGAATTAACCACCGCTGAACCCTTCTTAATGAAGGTTATGAATTTAAACAATCATGGCAAGAGGTGCATGATGATGGTTACCAAAATTTAGTTCACCAAAAATCTGACGAAGATATCGAACTTGATGATAACGAAGAAGAAATTGGCCAAAAACTCCGTCAACCTAAAGTTGATTTACCTTTGGAAAAGGACTTTACAACAACAATTTCAAAAGATTTTGTGCAAAACGAATCAGCTAAAACAATGCCGCCAAAAATGTATAATCAAGCAAGTTTAATTAAGGAATTAAAAGCCCTAGGTATTGGTAGGCCTTCAACTTATAGCCCGATTTTGACGAAACTTAAAGAACGCGAATACGTTATTTACCATAAAGGTAAGGCTATCGAAATGACAGAAAAGGGATATGTTGCGGAAGATTATCTTTATAAAGGCTTTGAAGAATTCTTTAACCTTAGTTATACTGCTTCCATGGAAGAAAAACTAGACGAAATCGCCAATGGTAATTTTGACAATGTTAAATGGTTAAAAGAAATCTACGGACACTTAAATAACAAAACCAAAGAGGAAGTCGCAAAAGCTCAAACCAGTGACTTGCTTTGCCCAAAATGTCACGATGGTAAACTAGTTTTTATTAAATCACGATATGGTCGTGGACGTGGGTGCTCATTATTCTCAACAAACGGTTGTTCCTATCGTGAATATGAACAACCAGATGGTAGTTGACTAGAATATATTGCTCAGCCGAAGGAAAAAAAAGCAAAAAAACCAAGAAAAGCGCCAACTAAAAAAAATAAAAAATAA